One window of Roseisolibacter agri genomic DNA carries:
- a CDS encoding DUF4342 domain-containing protein, translating to MTTGQRPPIIEEIQATGSELLQTVKNIIRAGNVRRIVIKNSEGRTVLDVPLTAGIVGALLLPLWATIGSIAAMAARWTIVVERDAGPPAPIPH from the coding sequence ATGACGACCGGCCAGCGCCCCCCCATCATCGAAGAGATCCAGGCCACCGGCAGCGAGCTGCTGCAGACGGTCAAGAACATCATCCGCGCCGGCAACGTGCGGCGCATCGTCATCAAGAACAGCGAGGGGCGCACCGTGCTCGACGTGCCGCTCACCGCGGGCATCGTCGGCGCGCTGCTGCTCCCGCTCTGGGCGACCATCGGCAGCATCGCCGCGATGGCGGCGCGCTGGACGATCGTCGTCGAGCGCGACGCCGGGCCGCCGGCGCCGATCCCGCACTGA
- a CDS encoding SDR family oxidoreductase, translated as MTIAITGATGHLGRLVLDSLKGKVPAADLVALVRTPAKAADLGVAVREADYDRPETLDRALPGVDTLLLVSGTVPGKRVAQHRAVIEAARRTGVGRVVYTSILRADDSPIDLAADHRAAEADLKASGVAYTILRNSWYTENYTGAIPGALAGGALLGSADGARISSATRADYAEAAAVVLAGTGHEGRTYELAGDEAWTLPDLAAELSRQTGRDIPYRDLPPAEYAATLTSFGLPERLAQAIAGWDAAAARGALFDDSRQLSRLIGRPTTPLATAVAEALAAHATTV; from the coding sequence ATGACCATCGCCATCACGGGCGCGACCGGCCACCTCGGCCGCCTCGTCCTCGACTCGCTCAAGGGGAAGGTCCCTGCGGCCGACCTCGTGGCCCTCGTCCGCACGCCCGCGAAGGCCGCGGACCTCGGGGTCGCCGTCCGCGAGGCGGACTACGATCGGCCCGAGACCCTCGACCGCGCCCTCCCCGGCGTCGACACGCTGCTCCTCGTCTCCGGGACGGTGCCCGGCAAGCGCGTCGCGCAGCACCGCGCGGTGATCGAGGCGGCCCGGCGCACGGGCGTGGGACGCGTCGTCTACACGAGCATCCTCCGCGCGGACGACTCGCCGATCGACCTCGCGGCCGACCACCGCGCCGCGGAGGCCGACCTGAAGGCGTCGGGCGTGGCGTACACGATCCTCCGCAACAGCTGGTACACGGAGAACTACACGGGCGCGATCCCCGGCGCGCTCGCCGGCGGGGCGCTCCTCGGCAGCGCGGACGGGGCGCGGATCTCGTCGGCCACGCGCGCGGACTACGCCGAGGCGGCCGCGGTGGTGCTCGCGGGCACCGGGCACGAGGGGCGGACCTACGAGCTGGCCGGCGACGAGGCCTGGACGCTCCCCGACCTGGCCGCCGAGCTCTCGCGCCAGACGGGGCGCGACATCCCGTACCGCGACCTGCCGCCGGCCGAGTACGCGGCGACGCTGACGAGCTTCGGCCTGCCGGAGCGGCTCGCACAGGCCATCGCGGGGTGGGACGCCGCCGCCGCGCGGGGCGCGCTGTTCGACGACTCGCGGCAGCTGTCGCGCCTCATCGGCCGCCCGACGACACCGCTGGCGACGGCGGTCGCCGAGGCGCTCGCCGCGCATGCGACGACGGTGTGA
- a CDS encoding gamma-glutamyltransferase family protein codes for MPPLSRPLPRLRLALALALPALTPAVLAAQDRPAPERATSAEWPLPPRRTNKPPLHGRHWVAVTGKPIAATAGAMMFQRGGNAVDAAAAMLAATCTMWDTLSCGGETQALIYNPKTKKVIGINALGVAPSGATAAYYRSKGYRYPPEYGPLAAVTPGTPGGLMTMLAEYGTMTLEQVLAPAIEMADGYAIDAQTANKIESDKNEIKKWKVAPTIMLPHRDAPLAGGREAPEPGEIFRQPDLAATFRKLVDAERTARRAGKDRRAAIYAAYDRFYKGDIAQELVRGTREEGGLFTLQDLASWKVKIETPVSVSYKGIEVYKLPIWQQGPAMLQALNILENADLKAMGYNSPRYIHAVYQAMSLAFADRDFYYGDPSYEPAPPTQGLLSKEYAKQRYAQIDWARNDSTIKPGDPYPFQGGTNPYRDLLARWTVQPAPDTLKRSGQQDRVVPQEDANAAKDEAGAFATEMATHDSAFTAQFHAGTTSIEAADTSGWVVSITPSGGWVPAVIAGRTGIGLSQRAQSFVTAKEDGPFNVIQPGKRPRVTLTPTLALKDGVPFLAFAVQGGDSQDQNLLQYFLNVVEWGMTPQQAAEAPNVNTYQMRSSFGAHESRPGRILVNSSTPDPVRTALRNMGYTLEFESRTNGPINAIWFDRKHRTLWGASAHHGEDHGIAW; via the coding sequence ATGCCGCCGCTCTCGCGTCCGCTCCCGCGCCTCCGCCTCGCCCTCGCGCTGGCCCTCCCCGCGCTCACGCCCGCCGTCCTCGCCGCCCAGGACCGCCCCGCGCCCGAGCGCGCGACGTCGGCCGAGTGGCCGCTGCCGCCACGCCGCACGAACAAGCCGCCGCTGCACGGGCGGCACTGGGTCGCGGTGACGGGCAAGCCGATCGCGGCGACGGCGGGCGCGATGATGTTCCAGCGCGGCGGCAACGCGGTGGACGCGGCGGCCGCGATGCTCGCGGCGACGTGCACGATGTGGGACACGCTGTCGTGCGGCGGCGAGACGCAGGCGCTGATCTACAACCCGAAGACGAAGAAGGTCATCGGCATCAACGCGCTCGGCGTCGCGCCGAGCGGGGCGACCGCGGCGTACTACCGGTCGAAGGGCTATCGCTATCCGCCCGAGTACGGGCCGCTGGCGGCGGTCACGCCCGGCACGCCCGGCGGCCTGATGACGATGCTCGCCGAGTACGGCACGATGACGCTGGAGCAGGTGCTCGCGCCCGCGATCGAGATGGCCGACGGCTACGCGATCGACGCGCAGACGGCGAACAAGATCGAGAGCGACAAGAACGAGATCAAGAAGTGGAAGGTCGCGCCGACGATCATGCTGCCGCATCGCGACGCGCCGCTCGCCGGTGGCCGCGAGGCGCCGGAGCCGGGCGAGATCTTCCGGCAGCCCGACCTCGCCGCGACGTTCCGCAAGCTGGTCGACGCCGAGCGCACCGCGCGCCGCGCGGGGAAGGACCGCAGGGCGGCGATCTACGCGGCGTACGACCGCTTCTACAAGGGCGACATCGCGCAGGAGCTGGTGCGCGGCACGCGCGAGGAGGGCGGGCTGTTCACGCTGCAGGACCTCGCCAGCTGGAAGGTGAAGATCGAGACCCCGGTGAGCGTGAGCTACAAGGGGATCGAGGTCTACAAGCTCCCGATCTGGCAGCAGGGCCCGGCGATGCTGCAGGCGCTGAACATCCTGGAGAACGCGGACCTGAAGGCGATGGGCTACAACTCGCCGCGCTACATCCACGCGGTGTACCAGGCGATGAGCCTCGCGTTCGCGGACCGCGACTTCTACTACGGCGATCCGTCGTACGAGCCCGCGCCGCCGACGCAGGGGCTGCTGTCGAAGGAGTACGCGAAGCAGCGCTACGCGCAGATCGACTGGGCGCGCAACGACTCGACCATCAAGCCGGGGGATCCGTATCCGTTCCAGGGCGGCACGAACCCGTACCGCGACCTGCTCGCGCGGTGGACGGTGCAGCCGGCGCCGGACACGCTGAAGCGCAGCGGGCAGCAGGACCGCGTGGTGCCGCAGGAGGACGCGAACGCTGCGAAGGACGAAGCCGGCGCGTTCGCGACGGAGATGGCGACGCACGACTCGGCGTTCACGGCGCAGTTCCACGCCGGCACGACCTCCATCGAGGCCGCCGACACGAGCGGCTGGGTGGTGTCGATCACGCCGAGCGGCGGCTGGGTGCCGGCGGTGATCGCGGGGCGCACGGGGATCGGGCTGTCGCAGCGCGCGCAGAGCTTCGTCACGGCGAAGGAGGACGGGCCGTTCAACGTCATCCAGCCGGGCAAGCGGCCGCGCGTGACGCTGACGCCGACGCTCGCGCTCAAGGACGGCGTGCCGTTCCTCGCGTTTGCCGTGCAGGGCGGCGACTCGCAGGACCAGAACCTGCTCCAGTACTTCCTCAACGTCGTCGAGTGGGGGATGACCCCGCAGCAGGCGGCGGAGGCGCCGAACGTCAACACGTACCAGATGCGCAGCTCGTTCGGCGCGCACGAGTCGCGGCCGGGGCGCATCCTGGTCAACAGCTCGACGCCGGACCCGGTGCGCACGGCGCTGCGCAACATGGGCTACACGCTCGAGTTCGAGTCGCGCACGAACGGGCCGATCAACGCGATCTGGTTCGACCGCAAGCACCGCACGCTCTGGGGCGCGTCCGCCCACCACGGCGAGGACCACGGCATCGCGTGGTGA
- a CDS encoding methylated-DNA--[protein]-cysteine S-methyltransferase, which translates to MPTRYTWLDTPLGPILLTAEGDALTRVAMGAAPSAVHASWERVSSGPGVLAEACAQLGDYFAGARTTFDLPMAPVGTPFQQRVWAALREIPFGETTTYLAIARTLGDPNATRAVGAANGRNPLGIVVPCHRIVGADGSLTGYAGGLDRKRWLLRHEDAVRNRADGGFGGFALSLG; encoded by the coding sequence ATGCCCACTCGCTACACCTGGCTCGACACTCCGCTCGGCCCGATCCTCCTCACTGCCGAGGGCGACGCGCTCACGCGCGTGGCCATGGGGGCCGCGCCGTCGGCGGTGCACGCGAGCTGGGAGCGCGTCTCCTCCGGCCCCGGCGTGCTGGCCGAGGCGTGTGCGCAGCTCGGCGACTACTTCGCGGGCGCGCGCACGACGTTCGACCTGCCGATGGCGCCCGTGGGCACGCCGTTCCAGCAGCGCGTGTGGGCGGCGCTGCGCGAGATCCCGTTCGGCGAGACGACCACGTACCTCGCGATCGCGCGCACGCTCGGCGACCCGAACGCGACGCGCGCCGTCGGCGCGGCGAACGGCCGCAACCCGCTCGGCATCGTCGTGCCGTGTCACCGCATCGTCGGCGCCGACGGCTCGCTCACCGGCTACGCGGGGGGGCTCGACCGGAAGCGCTGGCTGCTCCGCCACGAGGACGCGGTGCGCAACCGCGCCGACGGCGGCTTCGGCGGCTTCGCGCTGTCGCTGGGATGA
- a CDS encoding nucleotide pyrophosphatase/phosphodiesterase family protein: MRARRLLPLTLAAAAAAACARGVTPAPTPAPSARAAADTAGPIVVVLSFDGFGRTYLERGLPLPNLARLAARGVRARALTPSFPSLTFPNHFTMVTGRVPGHSGLVMNKMWDPALHAMYVSKDSVAPGEARWYQAEPLWATAERQGVRAATFFWPGSAAPTADGVRASTVMQPYDDRISTETKVDSIAAWLRRPAATRPRFVAVYVPSVDQIGHRNGPTAAATDSAVAAADRAVGRLLDSVAASPVAARVNVVVLSDHGMLPLAAEPVVDLSRWADMTHVRAVDNGPYMALWFDGDAARLEATYAALQRGFAASGVPARVWRRRETPVEWALRDQPRAGDLVVLAGPGHFVTARPVPPNVRINPGDHGWDPAAAPGLDGIFLAAGPNVRPLGELPAFRNVHVYPFLARLLGVRPVPGGDGDDAVLRAAHRSGPEAP; this comes from the coding sequence ATGCGCGCACGCCGACTCCTCCCACTGACGCTGGCCGCGGCCGCCGCTGCCGCGTGCGCGCGCGGCGTCACGCCCGCCCCGACGCCCGCGCCCTCCGCGCGCGCGGCCGCCGACACCGCGGGCCCGATCGTCGTCGTGCTCTCGTTCGACGGCTTCGGCCGCACGTACCTGGAGCGCGGGCTGCCGCTGCCGAACCTCGCGCGCCTCGCGGCGCGCGGCGTGCGCGCGCGCGCCCTCACGCCGAGCTTCCCGTCGCTGACGTTCCCCAACCACTTCACGATGGTGACGGGGCGCGTGCCGGGGCACTCGGGGCTCGTGATGAACAAGATGTGGGACCCCGCGCTGCACGCGATGTACGTCAGCAAGGACTCCGTCGCACCGGGCGAGGCGCGCTGGTATCAGGCGGAGCCGCTGTGGGCGACGGCGGAGCGGCAGGGCGTGCGCGCGGCGACGTTCTTCTGGCCGGGCTCCGCCGCGCCCACCGCCGACGGCGTGCGCGCGAGCACGGTGATGCAGCCGTACGACGACCGCATCTCCACCGAGACCAAGGTCGACTCGATCGCGGCGTGGCTGCGGCGGCCCGCGGCGACGCGCCCGCGCTTCGTCGCGGTGTACGTGCCCTCGGTCGACCAGATCGGCCATCGCAACGGCCCCACCGCGGCGGCCACCGACAGCGCCGTCGCCGCCGCCGACCGCGCGGTCGGACGCCTGCTCGACAGCGTCGCCGCGTCGCCGGTGGCGGCGCGCGTGAACGTCGTCGTGCTCTCCGACCACGGCATGCTGCCGCTGGCGGCGGAGCCGGTGGTGGACCTCTCGCGGTGGGCCGACATGACGCACGTCCGCGCGGTCGACAACGGCCCGTACATGGCGCTCTGGTTCGACGGCGACGCGGCACGTCTGGAGGCGACGTACGCGGCGCTGCAGCGCGGCTTCGCGGCGTCGGGCGTACCGGCGCGCGTGTGGCGCCGCCGCGAGACGCCGGTGGAGTGGGCGCTGCGCGACCAGCCGCGCGCGGGCGACCTCGTGGTGCTCGCGGGACCGGGGCACTTCGTCACCGCGCGCCCCGTGCCGCCGAACGTGCGCATCAACCCGGGCGATCACGGGTGGGATCCGGCCGCCGCGCCGGGCCTCGACGGCATCTTCCTCGCCGCCGGGCCCAACGTGCGCCCGCTCGGCGAGCTGCCGGCGTTCCGCAACGTGCACGTCTATCCGTTCCTCGCGCGGCTGCTGGGCGTGCGGCCGGTGCCCGGCGGCGACGGCGACGACGCGGTGCTGCGCGCGGCGCATCGCAGCGGCCCCGAGGCGCCGTAG
- a CDS encoding phospholipase D-like domain-containing protein, with the protein MPGRLRSGDAREGRIMLGARDAGERTLLDQAFTRAVGAPLVHGNAVRLLRDAGENYPAWLAAIAAAERYVHFESYIIHDDATGARFADALIARARDGIAVRVLYDWLGGVGKTSRRYWRRLRDAGVEVRVFNPPRLARPFDWITRDHRKTLTVDGEVAFVTGLCVGRMWEGDAAAGVAPWRDTGVALRGPAVADVERAFGRVWAACGPPLPHDPMKAHATSSRGGHAGGMAVRVVAGEPWTGGLLRLDQLIAAAARESLWLTDAYFAGTPPYVQALLAAARDGVDVRLLVPGGTDIPLLRPLSRAGYRPLLEGGVRVYEWNGPMLHAKTAVSDGRWARVGSTNLNLASWLGNYELDVVVEDAEFADAMAHAFATDLGNATEVVLEQRLTPVRRLALAPADGAPRHRRERRHRGRRGHGSVGRAAAGALRLGNAVSAAIAGTRVLGRAEASLFAGVAGALLALAVVAVLWPWVVALPLAALGAWLAIGLLGRAWALSRAPAERYGGGRNGGGRNGGER; encoded by the coding sequence ATGCCCGGGCGCCTGCGGAGCGGCGACGCGCGCGAGGGGCGCATCATGCTCGGCGCGCGCGACGCGGGCGAGCGCACGCTGCTCGACCAGGCGTTCACGCGCGCGGTGGGTGCCCCGCTGGTGCACGGCAACGCCGTGCGGCTGCTGCGCGACGCGGGCGAGAACTATCCCGCGTGGCTGGCCGCCATCGCGGCGGCCGAGCGGTACGTGCACTTCGAGAGCTACATCATCCACGACGACGCGACGGGCGCGCGCTTCGCGGACGCGCTGATCGCGCGGGCGCGCGACGGCATCGCGGTGCGCGTGCTGTACGACTGGCTGGGGGGCGTCGGCAAGACGTCGCGGCGCTACTGGCGTCGGCTGCGCGACGCGGGCGTCGAGGTGCGCGTGTTCAACCCGCCGCGGCTCGCGCGCCCGTTCGACTGGATCACGCGCGACCACCGCAAGACGCTGACGGTGGACGGCGAGGTCGCGTTCGTCACGGGGCTGTGCGTGGGGCGCATGTGGGAGGGCGACGCGGCGGCCGGCGTGGCGCCGTGGCGCGACACGGGCGTCGCGCTGCGCGGGCCCGCGGTGGCCGACGTCGAGCGCGCGTTCGGGCGCGTGTGGGCGGCGTGCGGGCCGCCGCTGCCGCACGATCCGATGAAGGCGCACGCGACGTCGTCGCGTGGTGGGCACGCGGGCGGGATGGCGGTGCGCGTGGTGGCCGGCGAGCCGTGGACCGGCGGGCTGCTGCGCCTCGACCAGCTGATCGCGGCCGCGGCGCGCGAGTCGCTCTGGCTCACCGACGCGTACTTCGCGGGCACGCCACCGTACGTGCAGGCGCTGCTGGCCGCGGCGCGCGACGGCGTGGACGTGCGGCTGCTGGTGCCGGGCGGCACCGACATCCCGCTGCTGCGCCCCCTGTCGCGCGCCGGCTACCGCCCGCTGCTGGAGGGCGGCGTGCGCGTGTACGAGTGGAACGGCCCGATGCTGCACGCGAAGACCGCGGTGTCGGACGGCCGCTGGGCGCGCGTGGGCTCGACGAACCTCAACCTCGCGAGCTGGCTCGGGAACTACGAGCTGGACGTCGTGGTGGAGGACGCGGAGTTCGCGGACGCGATGGCGCACGCGTTCGCGACCGACCTCGGGAACGCGACGGAGGTCGTGCTCGAGCAGCGCCTGACGCCCGTGCGCCGTCTCGCGCTCGCGCCCGCGGACGGCGCACCGCGGCACCGGCGCGAGCGGCGCCACCGCGGGCGGCGCGGCCACGGCAGCGTGGGGCGCGCGGCGGCCGGCGCACTGCGACTGGGCAACGCGGTGAGCGCGGCGATCGCCGGCACGCGCGTGCTCGGGCGCGCGGAGGCGTCGCTGTTCGCGGGCGTCGCGGGCGCGCTGCTCGCGCTGGCGGTCGTCGCGGTGCTCTGGCCGTGGGTCGTCGCGCTGCCCCTCGCGGCGCTCGGCGCGTGGCTGGCGATCGGGCTGCTGGGGAGGGCGTGGGCGCTGTCGCGCGCGCCGGCGGAACGATACGGCGGAGGACGGAACGGCGGAGGACGGAACGGCGGAGAACGATGA
- a CDS encoding DUF3037 domain-containing protein: protein MSHHASPPATWVAYDFAVLRAVAHPHLGTFVPVGVVVHARTAEYLALRTLRDAAALRARVPDVDSELLARYLDACEAVCRGDAAAGPVALAPPSERFHWITAPRSDVIQSSPVHGGLCDDPARALERLYAEYVG from the coding sequence GTGTCGCATCACGCGTCGCCTCCGGCCACCTGGGTGGCGTACGACTTCGCGGTGCTGCGCGCGGTCGCGCATCCGCACCTCGGCACCTTCGTGCCGGTGGGCGTGGTGGTGCACGCGCGCACGGCGGAGTACCTGGCGCTGCGCACGCTGCGCGACGCGGCGGCGCTCCGCGCGCGCGTTCCCGACGTGGACTCGGAGCTGCTGGCGCGCTACCTGGACGCGTGCGAGGCGGTCTGCCGCGGCGACGCGGCGGCGGGCCCGGTCGCGCTGGCGCCGCCGTCGGAGCGCTTCCACTGGATCACGGCGCCGCGCTCGGACGTGATCCAGTCGTCGCCGGTGCACGGCGGGCTGTGCGATGACCCGGCGCGCGCGCTGGAGCGGCTGTACGCCGAGTACGTGGGCTGA
- a CDS encoding GNAT family N-acetyltransferase, producing MTDATPADTPADTPAVRHEPQSHRFVADTPDGQAELAYVHAGPDVLDLQHTYVPEAARGDGVGEALVRAAFAHARREGQHVIPSCPFVHAWLEAHPEERDIRVR from the coding sequence ATGACCGACGCCACGCCCGCCGACACGCCCGCCGACACGCCCGCCGTGCGGCACGAGCCCCAGTCCCACCGCTTCGTCGCCGACACGCCCGACGGCCAGGCCGAGCTGGCGTACGTGCACGCGGGGCCGGACGTGCTGGACCTGCAGCACACGTACGTGCCGGAGGCGGCGCGCGGCGACGGCGTGGGCGAGGCGCTGGTGCGGGCGGCGTTCGCGCACGCACGCCGCGAGGGGCAGCACGTGATCCCCTCGTGCCCGTTCGTGCACGCGTGGCTGGAGGCGCATCCGGAGGAGCGGGACATCCGGGTGCGGTGA
- a CDS encoding DinB family protein translates to MTPARSTATNAAKKTPAAKAPPAPFDPAAALLEAFATSDRINHYLLAHLPAEAWAAAPPGGKGRTIAAIVAHMHNVRLMWLKAAGAAALPAPLDRATVTPAQAADALAESRAALADVLAAALAGDGRVKGFKPDVVGFFGYLVAHDAHHRGQIAMLARQVGHPLPQSAMFGMWEWGSRGKD, encoded by the coding sequence GTGACGCCGGCGAGGAGCACGGCGACGAACGCCGCGAAGAAGACGCCCGCCGCCAAGGCGCCGCCCGCGCCGTTCGATCCGGCGGCGGCGCTGCTGGAGGCGTTCGCGACCAGCGACCGGATCAACCACTACCTGCTGGCGCACCTGCCGGCGGAGGCGTGGGCCGCCGCGCCCCCGGGCGGGAAGGGGCGCACGATCGCCGCGATCGTCGCCCACATGCACAACGTGCGGCTGATGTGGCTCAAGGCCGCCGGCGCGGCCGCGCTCCCGGCACCGCTCGACCGGGCGACCGTGACGCCCGCGCAGGCCGCCGACGCGCTCGCCGAGAGCCGCGCCGCGCTGGCCGACGTGCTGGCCGCGGCGCTGGCGGGCGACGGCCGGGTGAAGGGCTTCAAGCCCGACGTCGTCGGCTTCTTCGGCTACCTGGTGGCCCACGACGCCCACCACCGCGGCCAGATCGCGATGCTCGCGCGGCAGGTCGGCCACCCGCTCCCGCAGTCGGCGATGTTCGGGATGTGGGAGTGGGGGAGTCGGGGGAAGGACTGA
- a CDS encoding HipA family kinase, producing MPLPALVATRYVQPLREGGSLPAVVDTADDGGLWVAKFRGAGQGARVLIAELVVGGLARALGLPVPELALLELPPEFGRMERDSEIQELLRKSVGCNIGMRYLDGAFNFDAMAAGDLIDADLAARIVWFDAFVTNMDRTARNPNLLVWQRKPWLIDHGAALYVHHDWRGVDEARTRAPFPLVRQHVLLARSGDLAAADAALAPQVTEALLAGVLADVPDTLFDDPSGPVGAGELPGAEAARARYVEYLTTRVRAPRAFVETAIAAQADARRAPPQRLQARR from the coding sequence GTGCCGCTCCCCGCCCTCGTCGCCACCCGCTACGTCCAGCCCCTGCGCGAGGGGGGCTCGCTGCCCGCGGTGGTGGACACGGCCGACGACGGCGGGCTGTGGGTCGCGAAGTTCCGCGGCGCGGGCCAGGGCGCGCGCGTGCTGATCGCCGAGCTGGTGGTGGGCGGGCTCGCGCGTGCGCTGGGCCTTCCGGTGCCGGAGCTCGCGCTGCTCGAGCTGCCGCCCGAGTTCGGCCGCATGGAGCGCGACTCCGAGATCCAGGAGCTGCTGCGCAAGAGCGTCGGGTGCAACATCGGGATGCGCTACCTCGACGGCGCGTTCAACTTCGACGCGATGGCCGCGGGCGACCTGATCGACGCCGACCTCGCGGCGCGCATCGTCTGGTTCGACGCGTTCGTGACGAACATGGACCGCACCGCGCGCAACCCGAACCTGCTCGTGTGGCAGCGGAAGCCGTGGCTCATCGACCACGGCGCGGCGCTCTACGTGCACCACGACTGGCGCGGCGTGGACGAGGCGCGCACGCGCGCGCCCTTCCCGCTCGTGAGGCAGCACGTGCTGCTGGCGAGGAGCGGCGACCTCGCGGCCGCCGACGCCGCGCTCGCGCCGCAGGTGACCGAGGCGCTGCTCGCCGGCGTGCTGGCCGACGTGCCCGACACGCTGTTCGACGATCCGTCGGGCCCCGTGGGCGCGGGTGAGCTGCCGGGCGCGGAGGCCGCGCGCGCGCGCTACGTGGAGTACCTCACGACGCGCGTGCGCGCGCCGCGCGCGTTCGTCGAGACGGCGATCGCCGCGCAGGCCGACGCGCGCCGCGCGCCGCCGCAGCGGCTGCAGGCGCGCCGGTGA
- a CDS encoding deoxynucleoside kinase, protein MLIGVAGMVGAGKSTLTRALAARFGLQLAPESIGDENPWLEPFYARGEESRREYALRLQLHFLATRFESMRRIRGMGGSWVLDRTWYEDAEVFARGLFDEHLMSAVEWELYQRLYGELLHSPAARPPKLLVYLHGPLDVIVARIARRGRAAEKDTDVEYWARLHRRYERWIAGFRRCPVLAIDVRDYDLFADPDAIEAVAARVRRRLEPDLPQTELWPPAEPARASRALETAR, encoded by the coding sequence ATGCTGATCGGCGTCGCCGGCATGGTGGGCGCCGGCAAGAGCACGCTCACGCGCGCGCTGGCCGCCCGCTTCGGCCTGCAGCTCGCGCCCGAGAGCATCGGCGACGAGAACCCGTGGCTGGAGCCGTTCTACGCGCGCGGCGAGGAGTCGCGCCGCGAGTACGCGCTGCGCCTGCAGCTGCACTTCCTCGCGACGCGCTTCGAGAGCATGCGCCGCATCCGCGGCATGGGCGGCAGCTGGGTGCTGGACCGCACCTGGTACGAGGACGCGGAGGTGTTCGCGCGCGGCCTGTTCGACGAGCACCTCATGAGCGCCGTCGAGTGGGAGCTGTACCAGCGGCTGTACGGTGAGCTGCTGCACTCGCCCGCGGCGCGCCCGCCGAAGCTGCTCGTGTACCTCCACGGCCCGCTCGACGTGATCGTCGCGCGCATCGCGCGCCGCGGCCGCGCGGCGGAGAAGGACACGGACGTGGAGTACTGGGCGCGCCTGCACCGCCGCTACGAGCGGTGGATCGCGGGCTTCCGCCGCTGCCCCGTGCTGGCGATCGACGTGCGCGACTACGACCTGTTCGCCGATCCGGACGCGATCGAGGCGGTGGCGGCGCGCGTGCGGCGGCGGCTGGAGCCGGACCTGCCGCAGACGGAGCTCTGGCCACCCGCCGAGCCGGCACGCGCGAGCCGTGCACTGGAAACCGCGCGATAG
- a CDS encoding winged helix-turn-helix transcriptional regulator, whose amino-acid sequence MATSSTTSDAPATLSAQLQRGDLLAVDCPSREVLKHVTSRWGVLVLMTLEGGTHRFSELRRTIGGVSERMLAQTLQWLEGDGLVDRVAYEVVPPHVEYSLTPLGREAAERVRALADWIETSLPRITESWSTRELDG is encoded by the coding sequence ATGGCGACCTCCTCCACGACGTCCGACGCCCCGGCCACGCTCTCGGCGCAGCTGCAGCGCGGCGACCTCCTCGCCGTCGACTGCCCGTCGCGCGAGGTGCTCAAGCACGTGACCAGCCGCTGGGGCGTCCTCGTGCTGATGACGCTCGAAGGGGGCACGCACCGCTTCAGCGAGCTGCGGCGCACCATCGGCGGCGTGAGCGAGCGCATGCTCGCGCAGACGCTGCAGTGGCTGGAGGGCGACGGCCTGGTCGACCGCGTCGCCTACGAGGTGGTCCCGCCGCACGTGGAGTACAGCCTGACGCCCCTCGGCCGCGAGGCGGCGGAGCGGGTGCGCGCGCTGGCGGACTGGATCGAGACGAGCCTGCCGCGCATCACGGAGTCGTGGAGCACGCGCGAGCTGGACGGTTAG